TGGACAGAGTCGATAACTACCACTGTTAGCACGAAACACAAGTATAAAGATAACAGGAGTATTGCCTACCCATATTGCCAATCCTCAGCCAGCTGTCCCCCGTGATCTTAAGgcccttctccctcccttGCCCTTCGTAAGTCCGGCAAACAGCCTCGCCGTGCTTCAGAGCCCGAATAAGCTTGACAAGGTGCCCGTCGTCATGGGTATGTTGGACACTCTGCTTGATGATACTCTCCCAGGTTTGGTTTATCGGGTACTTGGTGACTTCCCCGAGATACAGCTGCGGCGCATTGCGGGAGACATACATGAATAAGTCCATGCGTCCTTTCATCTCCAGCAGGCGGAGTTTGGTTGCCGTGTGCAAGAAAGGCAGGACCAGGAtcttggcgaagaagatggatGAGTTGACGGTGTGGATGTAGAAGAAATCGAACTTGACCGATTTGGTGGGCCGTTGGGAGGCTGCCGTGAAGTAGACTGCCCGATATCAGTAAATGACAAATTCCCTTAGTAGGATACTTGGAGCAGGATTAGAGGGCAACGTACCGGAAACATCCACTATCTCCGCATacttctccgccatctgctcTTCCGACACTGTATACTGCGCCGCAAGCTCGATCATATCCTTACCGGCCCTCTTGAGAACACCGTCACGGAGCTTGTTCCCGTCTTCGAAACGAACCGAGTTGGTGAGTTTCGTATTTTCCTGCGCTTCCTCAAGCAACTGCAGCATGGTCTTTCGTCCCGGCTTACCAATCCCACCAGCCACTTGCTCAGCAGGGAAGAGGAACCGCGGCCCTGTCCAGTCCTCGTGGATTGCTGTTTGCGCGAGGGCCTCGGCGATAATGGCCGGCTGATTGAACTCGATACCGAAGCCGAGGTGAATTATGGGGTGGAGCAGGCCTACCAGTTTGATGGCACTTAGGGCCTGATTCTCAGCATGAACAGCAGGAATACAAAGACGTACCACCAAACAACCTTGCCATCATACTTTCAGCGTTCTCGTCCTGTTTGAAGAGGTACTCAGAAAGAACAGCCTCAACACCCTTTTTGTCGATCTCGCGCTGGAAGAACTCGAGGAAATCAGGGTaattcttctccttgcctaGTGCGTCCTTGAATTTGTCTTTCTGATGA
This sequence is a window from Aspergillus nidulans FGSC A4 chromosome IV. Protein-coding genes within it:
- a CDS encoding questin oxidase family protein (transcript_id=CADANIAT00000620), coding for MATARKVLLSPRSDTGVWSTGITESAAKTASAALQEDLEKHHVYFNDMGFHDHIAHQILTLYALGASPDEIQAAYDRNKTYQRKALPMHEDVVNGLHQKDKFKDALGKEKNYPDFLEFFQREIDKKGVEAVLSEYLFKQDENAESMMARLFGGLLHPIIHLGFGIEFNQPAIIAEALAQTAIHEDWTGPRFLFPAEQVAGGIGKPGRKTMLQLLEEAQENTKLTNSVRFEDGNKLRDGVLKRAGKDMIELAAQYTVSEEQMAEKYAEIVDVSVYFTAASQRPTKSVKFDFFYIHTVNSSIFFAKILVLPFLHTATKLRLLEMKGRMDLFMYVSRNAPQLYLGEVTKYPINQTWESIIKQSVQHTHDDGHLVKLIRALKHGEAVCRTYEGQGREKGLKITGDSWLRIGNMVVVIDSVHGRGEEKMWVRSTGFDEAWDAVEDRARL